In Candidatus Sedimenticola sp. (ex Thyasira tokunagai), the following proteins share a genomic window:
- a CDS encoding Flp family type IVb pilin has protein sequence MKKLLRKVRKSQIGATMVEYALMVALIAVVAIVAVTFLGEEVSETFDNVGQELDATN, from the coding sequence ATGAAAAAACTGCTCCGTAAAGTACGTAAATCCCAAATTGGCGCAACCATGGTCGAATACGCCTTGATGGTCGCTTTGATCGCCGTCGTGGCGATTGTCGCAGTCACGTTTTTGGGGGAAGAGGTCTCAGAGACTTTCGATAACGTAGGGCAAGAACTCGACGCAACCAATTAG